The Gemmatimonadota bacterium DH-78 region CCCCGACTGGAGCTTCGCCACCTCGGCGCTGTCGGAGCAGGGCCTGAGTTCGACCGTGGGCTACGCCGACATGATCGACCACCACCTCGTGTCGGACGAAGCCGCCGCGTGGTACGTGAGCGGATCGGCGGAGGCGTGGCGGGTGGACCGGTGGATCGACGACTACGGCCGCACCACCACCGACCACTACCCCGTACTGACGCGCTACACCCTCCCCGGCCGCTGAGGCCGAGGAGGGTGCGGGGCACTGCCGACGAGCGACGTCGAGATCAGAGGATCTCGAGCAGCTCCACCTCGAAGACGAGCGTGGCGTCCGGGCCGATCACCGGGCCGGAGCCCTGCGGCCCGTAGGCCAGATCGCTCGGGATCACGAAGCGGTAGGTCGAGCCGACCGTCATGAGCTGGAGCCCCTCGGAGAAGCCGCTCACGAACTGGTTCACGCCCAGCTCGAGGGGGGTCTCACCCGACGCGTCGAACTCGGTGCCGTCGATCAGCGACCCCTTGTAGTGGATCGCGACGCGGTCGGTGGGCGCGGGCGAGGCGCCGGTGCCCTCTTCGAGCACCTCGTACTGCAGCCCCGACGCGGTGACCTGCACCCCTTCGCGAGCGGCGTTCTCGGCGAGGTAGGCCTCGCCCGCCGCGCGGTTCTCGGCGCCGGCCGCCTCGCGCTCCTCCATCATGCGCTGGTTGACCGTCTCGCTGAACGCCTGCAGCGCGACCTGGATCTCCGTCGCCTCGATCGCGGGCTCGTTGCCGGCCATGGCGTCGGCGATGCCGCGCTGGAAGGCCGCCATGTCGAGGCTGCCCTCGGCGGGGGCGATCTGCTGCCCCATGTTCAGACCGATTCCGTAGCTGGCGATCTGCTCCTGCGTCTCGAGGGCGGCCGACGAGGTGTCGGCGGCGTCCGCGCAGGCGGAGGCGAGGAGGGTGGCGGCCGCGAGGGCCGGCATCAAACGGTGAGCCATGACGTTTCCTTTCCGGGTCGTGGGGAGACTCGAAAGGTAACGTCCGGAGCGCGGGCTTCAACGTCCCTCGCGACCGCGGCGTTGCCCGATCCCGTCCGACACTCGCACTTTCACGGCTGGTTCCCGCGTCTCTCCCTCCCCGACCGCCGATGCTCCGCACCCCACCGATGATCCGCACCGCGTTCGCCCTGGCCGCCCTCTCGGTGGCCGCCCTCGCCGCCCCCGCGGCCGCCCAGGACTGGAGCGGCGTCACCCTCCGCCCCGAGCCGAGCAGCCTGTCGCTGGAGGCGGGCGGGTCCGCGCCGCTGACCGTGACGGCCCACGACGCGTCGGGGGCCGAGGTGGAGGTGACGCTCCGCTACGCCGCGCCGCGCTCCGCCCTGCGCGTGCGCGACGGCGTGGTCGAGGCCATCGCCGCCGGCAGCTGGGAGATCGTGGCGAGCGTGGTGGTGTCGGCGGAGTCGGAGGTGGCCCCGCCCACGGTGCGGATTCCGGTCACGGTGGAGTGGCCCTCGGTCTCGCGGATCGAGGTGCTCGCCGACGAGGGGCGCCTGCATGTCGGCACGCGCGTGGACCATCGCGCACGGGCCTTCCACGCCGACGGGTCGCAGCGCCCCGAGGCCGCGATCGAGTGGTCGTCGTCCGACGAATCGGTGGCGCGGGTCACCTCGTGGGGCACCGTGGAGGGCACCGGCGCCGGCACCGCGACGATCACGGCGGCGCTCGAGGGCGCTCGGGAGAGCTTCGAGGTGGAGGTCGCGCCCTTCGACGTGGCCTCCATGCGGCTGACCGGCGGGGCCGACGAGGCGCGTACCGGTGAGACGCTCACATTCGAGGTCGACGCGCGCGACGCCGCCGGCGCGGCGGTCGACGGGCTCTCCGTCACCTGGAGCGCCACCTTCGTGCCCGACGACTCCATCCAGGCGCCCGGCGCGGGGGCGCTGGTGCGGGACGGGCGCTTCGTGGGCGAGGTGCCCGGCCGGTACGAGGTGTTCGCCACCGCCGGGGAGCGGGTGGCGCGCCGCACCATCGACGTGCGCCCTCGCGAGGCGATCCACGAGGTGGAGTTCACCGGCCAGGGGGGCGTGCGCCACGTGCACACCTCCGACCTGTGGGTCTTCGAGGGCACCGACGGCCGCGACTACGCCATCACCGGCACCTGGGGCGGCGACGGCGTCGCCTACTTCTGGGACGTGACCGATCCGGCCACGCCCATGGTCTACGACTCCATCCAGGTCGACGCCCGCACGGTCAACGACGTGAAGGTGTCGCCCGACGGTCGCTGGGGCGCGCTCTCGCGTGAGGGCGCCTCCAACCGTCGCAACGGAGTGGTGATCCTCGACCTGGCCGACCCGCGCAATCCGCGGGTGGCCGCCACCTACGACCAGGGGCTCACCGGCGGCGTGCACAACATGTTCGCCACCAACGAGCACCTCTTCGCACTGTCCGGCGGCGACAAGTACGTGATCCTCGACATGAGCGATCTCGACGCGCCCGCCTTCGTGAGCGAGTACAACCACCCCGACAGCCGCATCCACGACGTGTGGGTGCACGACGGCGTGGCCTACTCGTCGGAATGGGGCACCGGGGTGGTGGTGGTGGATGTCGGCAACGGCCGCTGGGGCGGCACGATCGACAACCCGGTGTTCGTGACCAGCGTGCCCTATCCGGTGGGCCGCACGCATGCCGCCTTCCCCTACGTGCAGGAGTCGACGGGCAAGGTGTACCTCTTCCTCGGCGACGAGATCCTGAGCCGTACGGGAGCGGCCTTCGCGGGCTACGGCAGCGACGACCCCTGGGATCCCGCCACCGGCGAGGGGGGCGTTCAGGCGCCCACCTCGGGCTACATCCACATCATCGACTTCACCGATCCCGAAAACCCCGAAGACGTCGCCCGCTACGAGGTGCCCGAGTTCGGCACGCACAACCTCTGGGTGGAGGACGACGTGCTCTACGTGGCGTACTACGAAGGGGGACTCCGGGTGGTCGACGTCGAGGGAGAGCTGCTGGGCAACCTGGCCACGCAGGGTCGCGAAATGGCCGTCTTCAAGGCCTTCGACCCGCAGGGATTCCTGGTGAACTCGCCCAACGCCTGGGGCCCGCAGCCCTACAAGGGCCACGTGTTCTTCAGCGACTTCAATTCCGGCCTGTGGTCGGTCCGGATCGTCCCGAAGGACCGCCCGATCAGCTGAGCGCGTGCCCCCGCCCGCGGCGGCGGGGGCACGGCCCGGATCAGTTCGAGGGGGCGGGCTCCATCTTCCAGAAGGTGATGCCCCCCGCCTGCTGGCCGACTTCGAGCGAGGCCACCTGCTCGAGGTCGCCCAGGTCGTAGATGTCGACCTTGCCGGGCTCGGCACCCACCCCTTCCACGCTCACGAAGGCGTACCGGGAGTCGGGCGAGATCACCACACCGTGCGTGACGGTCGTGGTCGAGGGCACCGAGCCGAGGCTCGCCCCCGACTCGAGGTCGAAGAACTCCACTCCGGCCCCCTGCTTCAGGGTGGCCACCAGCAGACGACCGTCGGGGGTGACGTCGAGGTTGTACGGGCCCCGGCCGGTCTCGAACACCCGCTTCAGCGACCATTCGGCGCGGTCCACCTCGAGAATGCGATCACCCTTGTTGCAGGCCACGTACACCATCGTTCCATCCGCCGAGGGCTCGGCCCAGGTGGGCGAGCAGCTCGGATCCATCGACATGCCCTGCATGCCCCCCATCTCCATCGACGAGTGGTCCATCCCCATGGCGGAGTGGTCCATCGCCATCGACTCGGCGGGACCCTCTTCCCCGACCGCCACGGAGAAGCGCCGCGACACCTCGAAGGTGCGCGTGTCGATCTCCACCATGAGGTCGTCCATCATGCAGTTCGAGTAGGCGAACACCCCCGAGGGCTCCATCCGGAGTCCGTGGGGCATGACGCAGGTCTCGATCTGGTCCACCTCGATCATGTCGGGCGTGTAGACCACCGACACCGTGCTCGGCACCATCTCGCCGTGCAGGTTGAAATTGACGATCAGGGCGTAGAGGCCGTCGGGCGTGAGGTCCATCGTGGCCGGAAACCACCCGAGCAGGATGGGGTCGGCCACCAGGGTGTCGGCGCCCGCGTCGAACTTCCACAGCTTGCCGTCGGGCACGCCGTGACCCGTGGTCATGTAGATGAAGCGCCCGTCCGGCGAGGTGGCGAAGCCGTGCGGCCCCTCGTTCTCGACGGCCAGTTCGCCGACGGGAATCGTGCGATCGATCGACGCCCCGTCGGGGCCCAGCCGAACCCGGTGCATGAGGTCGGCCGACTCGGCCCCCACGTAGGCGTAGTAGACCGCGTCGCTCGACGCCGCGGCTCCCGCGGTCGGGCTCGGTGCGGCGGCCCCGCCCGCCGGGGCGCCCCCGCAGCCGGCGGCCATGAGGAGGGCGAGGAGACTTCCGGAGCGGATGGGCGCGGTCATGGCGTTCTTCAGGCTGGATCGATCACGGGTGCGTGCAGAGGCGCGCGTGCCTATACTCGGACGCACATACTCTAGAAGTACGGGCCTGTCCCCGCTATGCCGACCGGCTCCATGACGACCTCTTTCCGGTGCACTACACGATGAAGACCCTTCGAATCCTCGCCCTCGCCGCCGCGGTCGCCGCCTTCGCGCCGGCTCCGGGCGCTGCGCAGGACGCCTCTCTCGACGCCGCCCGACGGGTGGCCTCGCTTCGCGCGGAACCCGCCGAAGTGACGGTCGAACAGGGCGCGACCACCGCCTTCCGCGTGGTGGCCGTCGACGCCTCCGGCAACGTGGTCGAGGGGGCCGACATCCGGGTGGTTGGACGGGGCGTGGCCGTCGACCTCGAGGCCGGCCGCCTCACCGGCGGGGCCGGTGGCGAGGCCACGGTCATCGCGTCGCTCGTGGTGCCCGACGACTTCACCGGCGAGCCGCCGCAGCTTCGCGTGCCGGTGACGGTCACCTGGCCCGCCGTCGACCGCATCGACATCGCGGCCCGGTCGAGCAAGACGCTGTACGCCGGCACCGGCATCCGCCACTCGGCTCGGGCGCTGCACGCCGACGGGTCGGTGCGGCCGGGCGCGACCTTCTCCTGGTCGTCGTCGGATCCGGCGATCGCCACCGTCGACGCCTTCGGAAACGTCGAGGCGCTGGCGGCGGGAACGGTCACGATCCGGGCCGACGCCGAGGGCGCGCGCGGATCGGTCACCTACACGGTGCCGGCCTTCCCCGCGGAGTCCCTCGAGATCGAGGGCGGGGCCGAGCAGGCGCTGCAGGGTGACGTGGTCGCCTTCGAGGCCGTCGCGACCGGCGCCTCGGGCGCGGTGACCGACCTGCCGATCACCTGGGCCACCTACTATGTGCCCGACGACACGATCAACGCGCCCGGTGCGGCCGGAATCGTGGAGGAGGGCCGCTTCGTGGGCGAGTCGCCCGGCCAGTACACCGTGGTCGCCACCGCCGGCGACCTCGTGGCGCGGCGCACGATCGACATCCGCCCGCGTGAGGCGGTTCGCGAGGTGGAGGTGATGGGTCAGGGTTCGGTGAGCCACGTGCACACCTCCGACCTGTGGGTCTACGAAGGTGTCGACGGCCGCGATTACGCCGTGACCGGCACCTGGGGCGGCGACGGCTGGTCGTACTTCTGGGACGTGACCAACCCGGCCGCCGTCACGAAGATCGACTCGATCCAGGTGGATGCCCGCACCGTCAACGACGTGAAGGTGTCGCCCGACGGCCGCTACGCCGCGCTGTCGCGAGAGGGGGCCTCCAACCGCCGCAACGGCGTGGTGCTCATCGACCTCGCCGATCCGCGCGCGCCGCGGATCGTCTCGACCTTCGACGAGGGGCTCACCGGCGGCGTGCACAACATGTTCGCCACCGAGGACTACCTCTTCGCCCTCTCGGGCGGGGACAAGTTCGTGATCCTCGATGTGCGCGACCTGGAGAATCCCACCTACGTGAGCGAGTACAACCACCCCGACAGCCGCACCCACGACGTGTGGGTGTACGACGGTCTCGCCTACTCGTCGGAGTGGGGCAACGGCGTGGTGGTGGTCGATGTCGGCAACGGCCGCTGGGGCGGCACCATCGAGAACCCGGTGTTCGTGACCAACGTGCCCTACCCGGTCGGGCGGACGCACGCGGCCTTCCCCTACTACCAGGAGTCGACGGGCAAGGTCTACCTGTTCCTGGGCGACGAGATCCTGAACCGCGGCGGGGCCCCCTGGGCCGGCGCGGGGCTCTCCGGCATTCCGCGGGAGCCGGGACAGCAGCCGACGGTCACCTCGGGCTACATCCACATCATCGACTTCACCGATCCCGAGAACCCGAAGGACGTCGCTCGCTACGAAGTGCCCGAGTACGGCACGCACAACCTCTGGGTGGAAGACGACGTGCTCTACGTGGCCTACTACGAGGGCGGCGTGCGGGTGGTCGACGTCGGCGGTGAACTGATGGGCAACCTCGCCACGCAGGGGCGCGAGATGGCCGTGTTCAAGGCCCACGACCCGAACGGATTCGTCGCCAACGGCCCCTTCGCCTGGGGCCCGCAGCCCTTCAAGGGCCACCTCTTCTTCAGCGACTTCAACTCCGGCCTCTGGTCGATCCGCATCACCCCGCGGAATCGCCCCACGACCTGATCGAACGTCGAGGGCCCTTCCCGGTGCGTCGCGCTCCGGGAGGGCCGCGGGACAGTCGTTCTCGAGGGGCCGGGGCGCCGAATCGGCGTTCCGGCCCTTCGTGTCGTCTCCGCTCCGGACCGAGCGGGCCCACGCCCGCTACCGATTCGCGACCGGGCGATGGCGCAGGATCTCGCGGCGCAGCCTGGCCGCACCCGGGAACCCCGGAACACCGCTCCAGCTCTCGTTAACGAAGGGGTGTTCGCCACGAAGACGACCCTCCGACAGGGAGCAGCTTTGGGTAGATCCCACAAGACCACGGACCTCGACAAGGCGCGCGACGAACTCATGAGTCACGTCGTGCGATGTGAAGTCCTCGAAGCGGCGATGGAACACCGCCTCGAGTGGCTCGATGATACGATAGACTACATGGCCGGACGCTGGCCTTCACTGAGCGATCTTCAGCTGGCCCATCTGGAGATGATGGGGCGCGAGTACCTGCGTCCCGTGATCCAGCACGGTTCCGGCAACACCGCCCTCAACCGGCCCGAGGGCCCCACCATCGAGTCGATGAGTGAGGGCGCGGCCGTCGTCGAGGTGATCGAGGAGGCGCAGGCCGCCTGATCGGCCGGCGCACCTCGGGCTCCGCCGCGAACGCGGCGCGAGCTACCGATCCGCCCGCCCTTCCGAGACGCGATCCTCGAGGGTGATCACCCGAGCGCCCCGCCTCCAGCGGGCCAGGGTGTCGCCCTCGGACTCGAGACCGAGCCCCCAGGTCGCGTCCCGGAGGGCGGTGACGGTTCGACCCCGGTCGATGAGCCCATCGACCGCCTGCGTGACACACACGTCGCGCGCCACCCCCAGCACCACGAACTCGGGATCGTCGAGGCGCTCCGCGACGGCCTCGACGAAGGCGTCGGTGCCGGCGTTCCCCTCGAACACGTCGAAGCGCGTCTTGCGAATGAAGACGGCGCGGCCGGAGTCGATCGCCTCCCGCGCGGTCCGCACTCCCTCTCGGGGTCCCGCTCCCACGTCGAGCACCAGCGGATTCGCCGGGGCCACCGCCGGCAGCAGGGCGGCTCCCTCGCGCTCGACCCGATCCTCGGAGCGCCCCATGCAGTGCGGCGGATAGGTGCCCAGCGCGGGATTCGGGGACTCCGGCTCGATCTCGGCGTCGCCCAGGGCGTGCCAGTCGCCCGTGAAGACCACGAGGTCGGCATGCCCCTCGAGCCACCGCACCGCGAGGGCGATCCGCTCCGCCACCACCGCGGCGCCCGGATCTTCCGGGTCGTCGAGATGGCGAACGTACAGGCGGCCATCGGGTCGCATGAAGTCGTTCTGCACGTCGACCACCCAGCCGACCAGCCCGCGGCGGTTCACGGCGCCCACTCCGGGACTTTCAGCCGTGCCGGACGCGCCGTCTCTGCCCGGGGCCTCACGACACCCGCTCCAGCCGAGGGTTGTCGGTGAAGCCCCGCCCCACCTTGGCCACGTCGCGGTCCCCGATCCGAACCACGTCGGCGGTGAAGTCGTACCGGCCGCGGATGAGCGCCGAGCCCACCCCGTAGGCGTCCACGGGCACGCGAGCCTCCTTGAATCTGCGGATCTTGTCGGCGTCGAAGCCTCCCGACACCACGATGTCGACGAAATCGAAGCCGGCCGCATCGAGCGCATCGCGCACTTTCCGCACCAGCGTCGGGTTCACCCCGCGAGGGTCGAACCGGCCCATGTCCGGTACCACCGACCGGTCGACCAGATGGGCCGACGTGTCGAGGCGGACCGCGTGGAGTCGATGCCCCAGCGCCCGCGCCACGTCGAGTGCCGTGCCGACGCTGTCGTTGGTGAAGTCGACGAGGCTGATCACGCGCACGTGGTCGGGCATCTGTCGCGCGAAGGCCGTGGTGGCGGCCACGGTGTCGCCCCCGAAGGCCGCGATCAGCCCGTGGGGCACCGTGCCCATTCCCTCCGACCCCCACCAGGAGGCCTGCGCGTCGGTCGACACCCCGATCGCCCCGGCGATGTGCGCCGCGTACCCGTCACCCGTCTGCACCATCCAGTGGTCGTGCCGCGCCGGAAAGAAGAGCACCGGCTCGGGCCACGCGGCCTCGACCACCGTCCGCGTGTTGGTGGCCACCATCGTCCGGCGTGCCAGCACGCCCAGGTAGAGGGTCTCCAGATGGGCGAAGGCCGTGTAGGGGCCGACGATGTGCATCACCGGCTCCCAGGGCGAGGCGCGATCGCCGTCGCGCAGGGACCAAACCTCGAGATCGGAGAAGTCGTAGCCCTCGGTCAGGCACTGCTTGAGAATCGCGATCGCCTCGTCGGTGCCGGCCACCCAGGCGTCGTTCTTCTGGAACACCTGCATGGTCACGACGGGGTCGGCGGCCTCCCCCTGCAGCACTTCGCGCGTGCGCACGAAGTACTTGTCGGAGTAGTACCCGGCCCGCATGCGCTCGGCGGGGAGTTGAAACACCTCGGGGCCGAGGCGGACCTCGGGGCGGAGTGGAGGTGGGGGACCGGCCGCGCTGGAGTCCATGAATGCAGGGGTGGAGGAAGCGGAGGGAAGTCCGTACGCCGGTGCGATACGCCGAGCCGGCCCTTGTGATCCATACCCCGTGCTCCGATCCTATGGAGTCCGTCGGGCCGGCGGCTCTCCACGTCGCCCCCGCTCCGATCTTCTGCTCGCTTCGATGCTCTCCACCCTCCTCTGGGTTCTGGGCGCCACCCTCGCCACCTCCTTCCTCTGTTCGATTCTGGAGGCGGTGCTGCTCTCCATCACGCACTCCCACGTGGTGATGCTGCAGGAGAAAGGGGACGCCGCCGGCGACCTGCTCGAGCGGATGCGGACCAAGGTCGACGAACCGATCGCCGCGATCCTCACCCTCAACACCATCGCCAACACGCTGGGCGCCACGACCGCGGGCGCCCTCATCGTACAGATCTACGGCGAGCGCTGGATGGGGGTGTTCGGCGCCGTTCTGACGCTCGCGATCCTGCTCTTCTCGGAGATCATCCCGAAGACGCTCGGGGCCACCTTCTGGCCCACGTTGTCGCGCCCCGCCGCATGGACGCTGCGGGTGATGGTGGTGCTGATGAAGCCGATCCTCGTGCCGCTCTCGTGGTTCGCGCGGGCGATCGCGGGCAACACGAGCCGCCCCTCGGTGAGCCGCGCCGAGATCGAGGTGCTGGCCGAGATCGGCCGTCGCGAAGGCACCCTCGACGAAGACGAATGGCAGGTGGTCTCGAACGTGATCCGACTCGACCAGGTGACGGTGGCCGAGGTGATGACGCCACGGACCGACATGGTCGCCATCCCGGTCGAGGCCTCGCTCCAGGAGGCCATGGATGTGATGCTCGACCGCGGACACCTGAGGATTCCGGTCTTCGAGGGATCCACCGACCGGATCGTGGGAATCCTGCTCGCCCGCGACCTCTGGCGCGCGGCCCGCGACGGAGGAGGCCCGATCGATGCCATCATGCGGCCCGCCCTCTTCTCGCCCTCGGGCAAACCGGTCGAGGACCTGATCCCCGAAATGCGCGTGCAGCGCAACAAGATGGCGATCGTAGTCGACGAGTTCGGGGGCACCGCCGGCCTCGTGACGCTGGAGGACCTGATCGAGGAAATCATCGGGGAAATCCAGGACGAGCACGAAGGCGACGAACCCGAAGACTTCTACGAGCTCGACGGCGGGCGCATCCGCGTGTGGGGCGGCGTGCCCGTACGCGAGGTGGCCGACGAACTCGGGATCGATCTACCCGAGGAGCCCCACGACACCCTTGGCGGCTACCTCTTCGGCCAGCTGAGCCGGGTCGGCCGCGTCGGCGACGTGGTCGAGGTGAACGCCTCCGGCCGCTTCCGCATCACCCGCATGCGCGGGCGGAGGATCGAATACGCGGTCTGGCAGCCCGCACGAGCGAGGGAGAACGGGGGCGGGTAGCTGGTGGGGGGTGGTTGGTGGGGGTGCGGGGTGGGTGCGGGAACGGGGTGGGTGCGGGGGCGGGGTGGGTGCGGGAGCGGCATCCGGCAGGTGCGGGGCGGGTGCGGGGCAGGTGCGGGGCGGGTGCGAGGGCAGGTGCGGGTGCGAGGGCCGAGCGGGCGCGAGCGGCGGCCGGGCGGGCGCTTCCGACCAGTCGAGCCCCGCGTTCCGGCCATTGCGACCCCGCGTAGCATTCTCGCTCAGTTTCGTACCAGTCGTCGGTAGCACCACCCGCCACTGTCACCCAGCGTAGCGAGAGCGCTCCGCGGGGTCGCAGTCGCCGGATCGCAGCCTACGATTGGCGCGCAGCGACCGCTTCTCGCGACGGTTGGGGCGGCCAGCGGGCCGGGCATGGACAGTCCGTCGCAGTCGCCGGATCACAGCCTACCATTGGCGCGCAGCGACCGCTTCTCGCCGCGGTCGCGGCGGTCAGCGCAGTCGGGGCGGCCAGCGGGCCGGGAACCGGCCTGGGGCGGGCGTTTCCAACCACTCGTACCCGGCGGTCGGACGAGTGCGACCCCGCGTAGCGCTCTCGCTGCATTCCGTGGCACTCGCCGACCTCGCCAATCCCCACTGTCACCCAGCGTAGCGAGAGCGCTCCGCTCCGTCGCAGTCGCCGGATCGCAGCCTACCATTGGCGCGCAGCGACCGCTTCTCGCGACGGTTGGGGCGGCCAGCGGGCCGGGCATGGACAGTCCGTCGCAGTCGCCGGATCACAGCCTACCATTGGCGCGGAGCGACCGCTTCTCGCCGCGGTCGCGGCGGTCAGCGCCGTCGGGGCGGCCAGCGGGCCGGGAACCGGCCTGGGGCGGGCGTTTCCAACCACTCGTACCCGGCGGTCGGACGAGTGCGACCCCGCGTAGCGCTCTCGCTGCATTCCGTGGCACTCGCCGACCTCGCCAATCCCCACTGTCACCCAGCGTAGCGAGAGCGCTCCGCTCCGTCGCAGTCGCCGGATCGCAGCCTACCATTGGCGCGCAGCGACCGCTTCCGCCGGCCATTGGGGTGGCCAGCGGGCCGGGCCAGGGGCGCTCCGTCGCAGTCGCCGGATCGCAGCTTACCGTTGGCGCGCAGCAACCGCTCCCCACGGGTGTTCGGGCGGCTGCCGCGGCTGGCCATGGGCCGCCCGTCGCACTCGCCGGGTCGCGGCACACCCTTGGCGCGCAGCGACCGCATTTCGCCGCGGTCGGGGTGGCCAGCGTGGTCGGGCGACCAGTGCGTTTCGGGAACAGGCCGGGCACCGTTCTGGGGCGGGCGGTGCCGAACCCTGCCGAACGCGAGTCCTGCGACGAAGCACGCCGCCGCGCGCCGGAGGCTTCTCCAAAAGCCGACGCACGTCGCCATCCCCCCGCCCCGTCCGAGTCCGCATGCTCCGGGACGCCACACCCGAAACGACCCTCGTACGCCCAACCCCGACCGCCCCCCTCATCGAGGAGCCGTGCAGCCATGCCCATCGATCGGAGCGCTGCGATCGCCGAGATCGCGAAGTCTCAGCACGGCCTCGTCACGCGGGGCCAGGCGTTGAGCATCGGACTGGCGTCGTCGTCCATCGCTCGCCACGTCCACTCGGGCCGGTGGGCGCGGATCGGTCGCGGGGTCTACCGCGTCTGGCCCATCGGGGCGCCGCTGGAGTGGGCACAGGCCGCCCTGCTGGCCGCCGGGCCCGAAAGCGCTCTCAGTCATACCTCGGCGGCGCACCTGAAGGGGTGGTCGGGTCGACCGGTCGAGATCGCGGAGGAACCGATCCACCTGATGTCGGTCGGGTCCGGGCCGCGCCCTCGGCCCCTGCTGGTGGTCCACCGCGTGACGGAGTTCGAGCCGGGTGACGTGGAGCGGCACGACGGGATCGCGCTGACCTCGTCCGCCCGCACGCTGATCGACTTGGCCGACCGACTACCGCCGACCGAGCTCGAACGAACGGTCGCACGCGCCTTGCGTGCGGAGTTGCTCACGATGGACGAGGTGGGCGCCGCGATCGACCGGTACGCCGGTCGGCGGGGCGTGGCGGCACTCCGGGCCCTGGCCGAACTGGAGGGTGGCCCGGCGCTGACCCGGTCCGAAGCGGAAGCGCGCTTTCTCGAACTGCTGCGAGGCAGCGGGCTGCCGCCGCCCCGCGCGAACCACCGACTCGGGCGGTGGGAGTGCGACTTCTCCTGTGGTCCCGAGAACGCGTGGTGGTCGAGATCGACGGGTTCGAGTTCCACAGCGGGCCCCAACGCTTCGAGCGCGACCGTGCGAAGGACAGCTGGCTGCTGTCGAAGGGGTTTCTCGTGCTCCGCTTCACATGGCGGCAAGTGAACGATCGCCCACTGCCCACCGTCGTGGCGCTCGCCCGTACGCTCGCCCGCCGCAGCGGCGGCGGATAGGCGAATGCCGAGCGGCGGTGGGTGAGCGAATGCGCCGCAGCCACGCGGGTGAGCGAGCGCGCCGCGTCTCACTCGCCCGGAGGCGACGCGTCGGCGCCCGGAGGCGAGGCATCGGCCGACGTCGGCGAGCCCTCCGAGACCGCGACCCCGACCTCGCCGTCGGCTCCGCTCCCCACCACGTGGACGGTGCGCGTCGGGAAGGCGAAATCGATGCCTTCGTCCTCGAAGCGCTCGTACAGGGCCAGGTTGATCTGCTCCTGGGTGTCCATGAAGGCGGTGTAGTCGGGCACCGACATGTAGTACACGGTCTCGAAGTCGATCGAGGAGTCCCCGAAGCCCTTCAGATGCGAGCGATCGAAACGGGTGTTGTCGAGCGCCTCCACGGCCTCGCGCACATACCCGGGGATCGCGCGCAGGACTGCGGCGGGGGTGCCGTAGGTGACCCCGATCGCGAACGCGACCCGGCGCTCGCGCATGCGGCCGTAGTTGCGAACCCGCGAACCGAGCAGGTCGGAGTTGGAGAAGACCAGCTGCTCACCGGAGAGCGAGCGTACGCGCGTGGTCTTGAGACCGACGTACTCCACCGTGCCACTGAGATCGTCCACCGACACGAAGTCGCCGATCACGAAGGGCTTGTCGAAGACGATCGACA contains the following coding sequences:
- a CDS encoding hemolysin family protein, giving the protein MLSTLLWVLGATLATSFLCSILEAVLLSITHSHVVMLQEKGDAAGDLLERMRTKVDEPIAAILTLNTIANTLGATTAGALIVQIYGERWMGVFGAVLTLAILLFSEIIPKTLGATFWPTLSRPAAWTLRVMVVLMKPILVPLSWFARAIAGNTSRPSVSRAEIEVLAEIGRREGTLDEDEWQVVSNVIRLDQVTVAEVMTPRTDMVAIPVEASLQEAMDVMLDRGHLRIPVFEGSTDRIVGILLARDLWRAARDGGGPIDAIMRPALFSPSGKPVEDLIPEMRVQRNKMAIVVDEFGGTAGLVTLEDLIEEIIGEIQDEHEGDEPEDFYELDGGRIRVWGGVPVREVADELGIDLPEEPHDTLGGYLFGQLSRVGRVGDVVEVNASGRFRITRMRGRRIEYAVWQPARARENGGG
- a CDS encoding mechanosensitive ion channel family protein, which encodes MQDFLGAQVGGVPVDQILIALGTAVVATFGLRFAFGLALRRFRTLARRTENDIDDLVVELLEKTRLLFIGLIALWAAARPLDLPAEAETVLRGVLVIGLHLQAGFWGMGVINYLITRWKRQQLEEDPGVATAVGVVGFMSRMGLWAVLGLTALGTLGVEVSPFVASLGIGGVAVALALQNVLGDLFASMSIVFDKPFVIGDFVSVDDLSGTVEYVGLKTTRVRSLSGEQLVFSNSDLLGSRVRNYGRMRERRVAFAIGVTYGTPAAVLRAIPGYVREAVEALDNTRFDRSHLKGFGDSSIDFETVYYMSVPDYTAFMDTQEQINLALYERFEDEGIDFAFPTRTVHVVGSGADGEVGVAVSEGSPTSADASPPGADASPPGE
- a CDS encoding DUF559 domain-containing protein, whose amino-acid sequence is MVEIDGFEFHSGPQRFERDRAKDSWLLSKGFLVLRFTWRQVNDRPLPTVVALARTLARRSGGG
- a CDS encoding nicotinate phosphoribosyltransferase; its protein translation is MDSSAAGPPPPLRPEVRLGPEVFQLPAERMRAGYYSDKYFVRTREVLQGEAADPVVTMQVFQKNDAWVAGTDEAIAILKQCLTEGYDFSDLEVWSLRDGDRASPWEPVMHIVGPYTAFAHLETLYLGVLARRTMVATNTRTVVEAAWPEPVLFFPARHDHWMVQTGDGYAAHIAGAIGVSTDAQASWWGSEGMGTVPHGLIAAFGGDTVAATTAFARQMPDHVRVISLVDFTNDSVGTALDVARALGHRLHAVRLDTSAHLVDRSVVPDMGRFDPRGVNPTLVRKVRDALDAAGFDFVDIVVSGGFDADKIRRFKEARVPVDAYGVGSALIRGRYDFTADVVRIGDRDVAKVGRGFTDNPRLERVS